In Aliiglaciecola sp. LCG003, a genomic segment contains:
- the asd gene encoding archaetidylserine decarboxylase (Phosphatidylserine decarboxylase is synthesized as a single chain precursor. Generation of the pyruvoyl active site from a Ser is coupled to cleavage of a Gly-Ser bond between the larger (beta) and smaller (alpha chains). It is an integral membrane protein.), producing MINWLKIKFQYLLPKHLLSRALGKLAAAEAGSVTTALIKMFIKQYNVDMSEAKESDPSYYRTFNHFFTRELKDGARPICQDPQHLAMSVDGTVSQLGDIKYDTIFQAKGHDYSLTTLLGGNPDLAEPFKGGKFATIYLSPKDYHRIHMPMDAILTDMVYVPGDLFSVNPLTTENVPGLFARNERVACMFESVHGKFAIVLVGATIVASIETIWAGTVTPPAGKNVQHWRYPKDSEGTISLKKGEEMGLFKLGSTIVACFEPDMIEFNGQSSGDVTRLGEIFATLKD from the coding sequence TTGATTAATTGGTTAAAAATTAAGTTTCAGTATCTTTTGCCTAAACATTTACTTTCTCGTGCCCTTGGAAAATTAGCCGCGGCCGAGGCAGGTTCCGTGACTACTGCTTTGATCAAAATGTTTATTAAGCAATACAATGTTGATATGAGCGAAGCAAAAGAATCGGATCCCAGTTACTACCGAACTTTCAATCATTTTTTTACCCGTGAGCTAAAAGATGGTGCTAGGCCAATCTGCCAAGACCCCCAACATCTTGCCATGTCAGTTGATGGCACAGTAAGTCAACTGGGCGACATCAAGTATGACACCATTTTTCAAGCCAAAGGTCACGACTACAGTTTGACGACTTTACTCGGTGGTAATCCTGATTTAGCTGAACCTTTTAAAGGCGGAAAGTTCGCTACAATTTATTTATCGCCAAAAGACTATCATCGCATTCACATGCCGATGGATGCCATTTTAACCGATATGGTCTACGTACCTGGAGATTTATTTTCGGTTAATCCGTTAACTACAGAAAACGTACCTGGCTTATTTGCTCGCAATGAACGTGTAGCCTGTATGTTCGAGTCAGTGCACGGCAAATTCGCGATAGTATTGGTCGGGGCCACCATAGTAGCAAGTATTGAAACAATTTGGGCTGGAACGGTTACCCCACCAGCAGGTAAAAATGTCCAGCATTGGCGCTATCCTAAGGATAGTGAAGGCACTATCAGCCTGAAAAAAGGCGAAGAAATGGGCTTGTTCAAGCTTGGCTCCACAATTGTAGCCTGCTTCGAACCTGATATGATTGAGTTTAACGGGCAATCCAGTGGTGATGTCACCCGCCTAGGTGAAATTTTTGCGACCCTAAAAGACTGA
- a CDS encoding acetolactate synthase 3 large subunit: MEMMSGAAMVVRALKDSGVTHVFGYPGGAVLDIYDALYAQDDVQHILVRHEQAAAHMADGYARSTGKTGTVLVTSGPGATNTITGIATAYMDSIPMVVLSGQVPSMHIGEDAFQETDMVGCSRPIVKHSFLVKRAVDIPMAIAKAYYIANTGRPGPVVVDLPKDIVSVLEEHPYVYPDDVTMRSYNPTLKGHSKQIRKTVETLLAAKRPVLYVGGGAISAEASKIVTELAEKLNAPVTSTLMGLGAFSGVHEQFVGMLGMHGTLEANKTMHNADCIFALGARFDDRVTNNVEKFCPHATIIHVDIDPASISKTVAVHIPVVGSVDTVVGQVLAQMSNKDLSGQKEKLADWWQQIALWRSRDCLAYKKDENLIKPQQVIESLYKHTNGDAFVSSDVGQHQMFAALYYPFAKPRRWINSGGLGTMGFGLPAAMGVQMANPDAVSVVVTGDGSIQMNIQELSTCLQYNLPIKIITLNNRALGMVRQWQDMIYKGRHSHSYMDSMPDFVKLAEAYGHVGIKVDHPSELDDAMARCFAEKSRLVFMDIAIDQNEHVYPMQIKYGAMDDMRLSKTERT, encoded by the coding sequence GTGGAAATGATGTCAGGTGCGGCCATGGTAGTGCGTGCGCTGAAAGATTCAGGCGTAACCCATGTATTCGGCTACCCAGGTGGAGCGGTTCTGGATATCTATGATGCACTATATGCACAAGATGACGTCCAACATATTCTAGTGCGTCACGAGCAAGCTGCAGCTCATATGGCGGACGGTTATGCGCGCTCGACAGGCAAGACAGGGACGGTGTTAGTGACATCAGGACCCGGTGCCACGAATACGATTACAGGTATTGCTACAGCCTACATGGATTCGATTCCTATGGTTGTGTTGTCAGGGCAAGTTCCTTCTATGCATATCGGTGAGGATGCCTTTCAGGAAACCGATATGGTCGGATGTTCACGGCCGATAGTGAAACATAGCTTTTTGGTTAAGCGCGCCGTTGATATCCCTATGGCAATTGCTAAAGCCTATTATATCGCTAATACGGGTCGACCCGGGCCGGTAGTCGTGGATCTTCCCAAAGACATAGTGAGTGTACTTGAGGAACACCCTTACGTGTATCCTGACGATGTTACTATGCGCTCCTATAATCCAACCCTCAAAGGTCACAGTAAACAAATTCGAAAAACTGTGGAGACATTGCTGGCAGCCAAACGTCCGGTTTTGTATGTGGGCGGCGGAGCAATTTCGGCTGAAGCAAGTAAAATAGTGACCGAATTAGCTGAAAAGTTAAACGCTCCGGTCACATCAACATTAATGGGGTTGGGCGCATTTTCCGGTGTACATGAGCAATTTGTCGGTATGTTGGGTATGCATGGCACCCTCGAAGCCAACAAAACCATGCATAATGCTGACTGTATTTTTGCATTGGGTGCCCGCTTCGATGATCGTGTCACTAATAATGTCGAAAAATTCTGCCCCCACGCCACTATCATTCACGTTGACATTGACCCCGCTTCAATCTCTAAAACCGTGGCAGTGCATATTCCGGTAGTGGGTTCGGTCGATACAGTGGTTGGCCAGGTTTTGGCACAAATGAGTAATAAAGATCTCTCTGGTCAAAAAGAAAAGTTAGCCGACTGGTGGCAACAAATCGCATTGTGGCGGTCCCGAGACTGCCTTGCCTATAAAAAAGATGAAAATCTGATAAAACCTCAACAGGTTATTGAATCCCTGTACAAGCATACCAATGGCGATGCGTTTGTGAGCTCCGACGTAGGACAGCATCAAATGTTTGCAGCCTTGTACTATCCGTTTGCCAAACCTAGACGTTGGATTAACTCAGGTGGGCTAGGTACTATGGGTTTCGGTCTACCGGCAGCCATGGGCGTTCAAATGGCTAATCCAGATGCAGTATCTGTAGTTGTGACTGGTGACGGTAGTATTCAAATGAATATTCAGGAGTTATCAACCTGTTTGCAATATAACCTGCCAATAAAAATTATTACCTTGAATAACCGTGCGCTTGGCATGGTGCGCCAGTGGCAGGATATGATCTACAAAGGCCGACACTCCCATTCTTACATGGATTCTATGCCTGATTTTGTGAAGTTAGCTGAAGCTTATGGGCATGTGGGTATCAAAGTAGACCACCCCAGTGAATTGGATGATGCCATGGCCCGTTGTTTCGCTGAGAAATCGCGCTTGGTATTCATGGATATCGCAATAGATCAGAATGAACATGTATACCCGATGCAAATCAAATATGGAGCTATGGATGATATGAGATTGAGTAAGACGGAGCGTACATAA
- a CDS encoding glycerophosphodiester phosphodiesterase family protein, with protein sequence MFIYAHRGASALAPENTLLAIQTAIEHKVDGIEFDVYQHQQEFILIHDRWLHRTTNGIGSIESMLLEQIRLLDAGKGQHVPTLREALECIGDHCQVNIELKGVSNIPNLLKYVDDACLQYGIPEAAILFSSFDHHLLRTLKSCKPSARIGALTASKPLDYAAFAQALEAEFINADVTFVDKNFVFDAKQRGLKMGVYTVDQPEDLVKLKSWGVDAVFCNNPMNARLALK encoded by the coding sequence GTGTTTATATATGCTCACCGCGGCGCCAGTGCATTGGCGCCAGAAAACACTTTACTCGCGATTCAAACTGCCATAGAACATAAAGTCGACGGCATAGAGTTTGATGTTTATCAGCACCAACAAGAATTTATTCTGATCCACGACCGATGGTTACATCGCACCACCAATGGCATAGGCTCTATTGAATCAATGCTACTGGAACAAATCAGATTACTTGATGCAGGCAAAGGTCAGCATGTACCAACCCTAAGAGAAGCATTGGAGTGTATAGGTGATCACTGTCAGGTTAATATTGAATTGAAGGGCGTGAGCAACATTCCGAACCTACTCAAATATGTAGACGATGCCTGCCTGCAATATGGCATACCCGAAGCGGCCATTTTATTCTCTTCGTTCGATCATCATCTGTTACGCACGTTAAAAAGCTGCAAACCCTCGGCACGAATCGGTGCCCTTACCGCGAGTAAACCCCTTGATTATGCGGCATTCGCCCAAGCCCTAGAGGCTGAATTTATCAATGCTGATGTGACCTTTGTAGACAAAAACTTTGTGTTTGATGCCAAACAACGCGGCTTAAAAATGGGCGTATATACTGTCGATCAACCAGAAGATTTGGTCAAACTAAAAAGTTGGGGGGTGGACGCCGTATTTTGCAATAATCCGATGAATGCGAGATTGGCGCTAAAATAA
- the ilvN gene encoding acetolactate synthase small subunit has protein sequence MRRIISVLMENEPGSLSRIVGVFSQRGYNVDSLCVAPTTDPSLSRLTIVTHGDDKVIEQITKQVNKLIDVLKVTDLTEGTHVERELMLIKVNAKTDLIRSEVNRTVDIFRAQIVDVDAKNYTIQVTGTSDKLDAFAQAMAQQTEVIESSRSGVCGLARGDKALRL, from the coding sequence ATGAGAAGAATTATTTCAGTCCTGATGGAAAATGAACCGGGCTCTCTTTCTCGTATTGTAGGGGTGTTCTCTCAACGTGGTTACAATGTAGATTCTTTGTGCGTGGCGCCTACAACTGATCCAAGTTTATCCCGATTAACCATAGTTACCCATGGTGATGATAAAGTCATTGAACAGATCACCAAGCAAGTGAATAAGTTAATCGATGTTCTTAAAGTGACAGACTTAACTGAAGGTACTCATGTTGAGCGAGAACTCATGCTGATAAAGGTCAATGCGAAAACTGATCTTATTCGCTCTGAAGTAAATCGTACAGTGGATATATTTAGAGCTCAAATCGTAGATGTTGATGCAAAGAACTATACCATTCAGGTAACCGGTACCAGTGACAAATTAGATGCGTTTGCGCAAGCTATGGCACAACAAACAGAAGTAATAGAGTCATCTCGAAGCGGAGTTTGTGGCTTAGCAAGGGGCGACAAAGCGCTGCGATTATAA
- a CDS encoding DUF4442 domain-containing protein: protein MRLIHMTKAISNPLRKFVDKVNHYPSWLSSFLMTQVFRHTVKLAGTVKVDIIRTDGHTVVFKQKNRRKVRNHIGTVHAATMALLAESATGFIVGINLPGDKLPLIKTMNLNYVKRCTGDITAVASLTDEQIALMQTAAKGEVSVKVEITDGMEVTPLVAEMIWAWVPKK, encoded by the coding sequence ATGAGATTGATTCACATGACTAAAGCCATCAGCAACCCCCTTCGTAAGTTTGTCGACAAAGTAAATCATTACCCTAGTTGGTTGAGCTCTTTTTTAATGACTCAGGTCTTTCGGCATACGGTCAAACTGGCTGGTACAGTGAAAGTTGATATTATTAGAACTGACGGCCACACAGTGGTGTTTAAGCAGAAGAATCGTCGTAAAGTACGTAACCACATTGGTACCGTTCACGCAGCGACTATGGCACTGCTAGCCGAATCAGCAACAGGATTTATTGTAGGTATTAACTTACCTGGAGATAAGTTGCCACTGATAAAAACGATGAATTTAAATTATGTTAAACGTTGCACGGGAGACATCACGGCCGTAGCGAGTTTGACCGATGAGCAAATTGCTTTAATGCAGACTGCTGCTAAAGGTGAAGTTAGCGTTAAAGTGGAAATTACCGATGGTATGGAAGTGACACCTTTAGTCGCTGAAATGATTTGGGCCTGGGTACCGAAGAAATAA
- the orn gene encoding oligoribonuclease, with the protein MNIDNENLVWIDLEMTGLEPETDVILEIATIVTDKNLKVLAEGPVLAIHQSKQVLDNMDAWCVDVHGKSGLTQRCLSSEISEAEAVKQTIAFLADYVAAGKSPLCGNTIGQDRRFLVKYMPELENYFHYRSIDVSTIKELVKRWKPEVLDGFTKKGTHQALDDIRESIDELIFYRQHVFAI; encoded by the coding sequence ATGAATATAGACAACGAAAATTTAGTTTGGATCGATTTAGAAATGACCGGACTAGAGCCAGAAACAGACGTTATTTTAGAAATTGCCACTATTGTCACGGACAAAAATCTGAAAGTACTTGCTGAGGGGCCTGTATTAGCTATTCATCAATCTAAACAAGTGTTGGATAATATGGATGCTTGGTGTGTAGATGTGCACGGTAAGTCAGGCTTAACCCAAAGGTGTCTCAGCAGTGAGATTAGTGAAGCCGAGGCGGTGAAACAAACTATAGCCTTCCTAGCGGACTATGTGGCGGCAGGTAAATCGCCATTGTGTGGAAATACAATAGGCCAAGACCGTCGATTTTTAGTCAAGTATATGCCTGAATTGGAAAACTACTTTCATTATCGCAGTATTGATGTGAGTACCATAAAAGAGCTGGTAAAACGCTGGAAACCAGAAGTCCTCGATGGATTTACCAAAAAAGGAACCCATCAGGCATTGGATGATATTAGAGAGTCCATCGATGAATTGATATTTTATCGACAACATGTGTTCGCAATTTAA
- a CDS encoding 1-acylglycerol-3-phosphate O-acyltransferase, which yields MLAVIRIIIVFIYFILASVGLILLCIVRPFHRDNVYVIGHVYGKMAGLVGIKVKITVPMSVKNQGPHVFIANHQNSYDLITVCASAQKGMVTVGKKSLVWIPVFGWLYWLSGNILIDRKNKGKAHDTLKQTADIILHRRLSVFFFPEGTRSYGRGLLPFKTGAFRIAKAVNEPVVMVCTSNLHQKVKLNRWNNGSLLIELCEPVKIDDSRDAKQWADFFHQKMSEKIRQLDAQVALVDKVK from the coding sequence GTGTTAGCTGTAATTCGAATAATCATTGTGTTTATTTACTTCATACTCGCTAGTGTAGGCTTGATCTTACTATGCATTGTGCGTCCTTTTCATCGAGACAATGTCTATGTCATTGGTCACGTGTACGGTAAAATGGCGGGGTTGGTTGGTATAAAAGTAAAAATAACTGTACCTATGTCGGTTAAAAACCAGGGGCCACATGTGTTCATCGCTAACCACCAGAACAGCTATGATTTGATTACGGTATGCGCCTCGGCTCAAAAAGGCATGGTGACAGTAGGCAAAAAGAGTCTGGTTTGGATACCTGTTTTTGGCTGGTTATATTGGTTGTCGGGCAATATCTTAATAGATCGAAAAAATAAAGGTAAGGCCCATGATACGCTCAAGCAAACCGCAGATATTATACTTCATCGCCGTTTGTCGGTATTTTTTTTCCCCGAGGGAACGCGAAGTTATGGCCGTGGCCTGCTACCATTTAAAACCGGCGCGTTTCGCATTGCAAAAGCAGTCAATGAACCTGTTGTAATGGTATGTACCAGTAACTTACACCAAAAGGTTAAGCTCAACCGCTGGAACAATGGTAGCTTATTGATTGAATTATGCGAGCCTGTGAAAATAGACGATAGTCGCGACGCTAAGCAGTGGGCGGACTTTTTTCATCAAAAAATGAGCGAAAAAATAAGACAACTTGATGCACAGGTTGCACTAGTGGATAAAGTTAAATAG
- the rsgA gene encoding small ribosomal subunit biogenesis GTPase RsgA: protein MAKKPKLTHRQRRQVSTNRQKRLDTTDTVQNDEQLEDSRTGKVIGRFGKHADVEDADGVVTKCHIRRTIVSVVCGDNVQFRPGKDKSVTVNGIIELVHDRESVLTRPDFYDGVKPIAANIDQIIIVSSVLPALSLNIIDRYLVASEDVAIMPILLLNKIEMLNDNERKKVIDDLKIYQDIGYQVLLTSCVTGEGIEQLKTVLKDKTSVFVGQSGVGKSSIVNQLLPDADEAIGDISDNSGLGQHTTTAAKLLHFPQGGNLIDSPGVREFGLWHLPVEKVTSGFIEFRDYLGGCKFRDCKHQDDPGCLIREAAEEGEISPQRYESYHKILAGLTDNKPTRAIPT from the coding sequence GTGGCAAAAAAACCAAAACTTACACATCGACAGCGTCGTCAGGTTTCGACCAACAGACAAAAACGTCTAGATACAACTGACACCGTTCAGAATGATGAACAACTAGAAGATAGCCGCACCGGCAAGGTTATCGGCCGTTTCGGCAAACACGCAGATGTCGAAGATGCTGATGGCGTGGTAACTAAGTGTCATATCCGCAGAACAATAGTTAGTGTCGTTTGCGGTGATAATGTCCAATTCAGACCAGGCAAAGATAAATCAGTGACGGTCAACGGCATTATCGAATTAGTCCATGATCGTGAATCTGTGCTGACCCGTCCCGATTTCTACGATGGGGTTAAACCTATTGCTGCCAATATCGACCAAATCATTATTGTTAGCAGTGTGCTCCCTGCTCTATCATTAAATATTATTGACCGCTATTTGGTTGCCTCTGAAGATGTCGCCATCATGCCTATTTTACTGCTCAACAAGATTGAAATGCTGAATGATAACGAACGTAAAAAAGTCATTGACGATCTTAAAATTTATCAAGATATAGGCTATCAGGTTTTGCTTACCAGTTGCGTTACCGGTGAAGGAATTGAGCAGCTCAAAACCGTACTAAAAGATAAAACCAGCGTATTTGTCGGCCAATCCGGAGTGGGTAAATCGAGCATCGTCAACCAATTACTGCCCGACGCCGATGAAGCTATTGGCGATATTTCTGATAATTCAGGCTTAGGTCAACATACAACAACTGCTGCTAAATTGTTGCACTTCCCACAAGGAGGAAACTTAATCGATTCCCCTGGGGTCAGAGAATTCGGTTTATGGCATTTGCCGGTTGAGAAAGTGACCAGTGGCTTTATCGAATTTCGAGACTACTTGGGTGGCTGTAAATTCCGCGATTGTAAACATCAAGATGATCCAGGATGCCTGATCCGAGAGGCTGCTGAGGAGGGCGAAATCAGTCCGCAACGTTACGAAAGCTACCATAAAATATTAGCGGGTTTGACTGATAATAAGCCAACCCGAGCTATCCCCACCTAG
- a CDS encoding HD domain-containing phosphohydrolase, with product MQIFTPEDLDDDILTDLLEEINELYEASEQTLIELELRPEDNELQRSLFRSVHTIKGDLGLVNFTPMIPLLQHVEDLLDYLRKGQIKYTSTMSDLVLLTMDRVKVFVEGCFKTGSAEYDPELYEQLVNHVSKITPENSNLHEQLLSDAVLLLDPSLDLGQGENDNQSSSDVGSSRSVTLANTGIPKGLSTEKQMDILFFRELMKPIERRSMYWEGRGDRIAKLAFYINNVAENPIEADQLAVACYVHDFGMAFMPLKILHKQSKLDENEFNLMRSHVYKSSRLLEHLDQWNGARKIVMQHHERVDGSGYPLGIKDEEICAGAKLLAILDTFDALTHSRAHTGHVKHPKKKAVIEINRVAEGQFCKTWMNHFNRGMASLLTK from the coding sequence ATGCAAATTTTTACCCCCGAAGATTTAGATGACGATATCCTAACAGATTTATTAGAAGAAATTAACGAGCTGTACGAAGCCAGTGAACAGACTCTAATTGAGCTTGAACTCCGTCCTGAAGACAATGAATTACAACGTTCATTGTTCCGCTCAGTGCACACGATTAAAGGCGATTTGGGATTAGTTAACTTCACCCCCATGATCCCTTTGCTTCAGCATGTAGAAGACTTACTTGACTACCTGCGCAAAGGACAAATCAAATACACCAGCACCATGAGCGACCTGGTGTTATTGACTATGGACAGGGTTAAAGTCTTTGTTGAAGGTTGCTTCAAAACGGGGTCTGCAGAATATGATCCTGAACTATACGAACAGCTCGTAAACCACGTTTCTAAAATTACACCCGAAAATAGTAATCTGCACGAGCAACTTCTATCCGACGCAGTGTTACTGCTTGATCCGAGTCTTGACTTAGGACAAGGAGAAAACGACAACCAATCTTCAAGCGATGTGGGATCATCACGTTCGGTCACCTTAGCGAATACTGGTATTCCTAAGGGTTTAAGCACGGAAAAACAAATGGATATTTTATTTTTCCGTGAGTTGATGAAGCCGATTGAAAGGCGATCAATGTATTGGGAAGGCCGGGGGGATCGGATCGCAAAACTCGCATTTTATATTAATAATGTCGCTGAAAATCCGATCGAAGCAGACCAACTAGCCGTTGCGTGTTATGTGCATGATTTTGGTATGGCTTTCATGCCTTTGAAAATCCTGCATAAACAGTCCAAACTAGACGAAAATGAGTTTAATTTAATGCGCTCTCACGTGTATAAGAGTTCTCGACTATTAGAGCATTTAGATCAGTGGAATGGAGCACGTAAAATCGTTATGCAACATCATGAGCGTGTGGATGGAAGTGGTTATCCATTGGGCATAAAAGATGAGGAGATTTGTGCCGGCGCGAAGTTACTAGCGATCTTAGACACCTTCGATGCATTGACTCACTCCCGAGCCCATACTGGACATGTCAAACATCCTAAGAAAAAAGCTGTCATCGAGATCAACCGTGTGGCTGAAGGGCAATTTTGCAAAACTTGGATGAATCATTTCAACCGGGGAATGGCTTCATTATTGACAAAATAA
- a CDS encoding choice-of-anchor H family protein, which translates to MPRITFFGLFFVLSAQLSFSALATDVADNTSISVASTESQHGKQLAVIHKKGSPVQARTVLKKQALAKQAGKSENHQAKQLASPLSKPFARDLRIAEDNSDFWIYDAFVSLDYDRDYDGYYSRFTVEFDADTIYTQAEVYARLYLARGEVFEEYHTTSLFLINGDSSTDSFVVESELISGFPTDDYEVLIELYDGYSDELLVTFDGYNDVDLTLLPLESSGYEQVDTVVVVTESGGSFGFLTLLLVPLLMRRMFCTKH; encoded by the coding sequence ATGCCTCGTATTACTTTTTTCGGTTTGTTTTTTGTGTTGTCAGCACAACTTTCATTTTCTGCTTTAGCAACTGACGTCGCTGATAATACTTCAATAAGTGTGGCCTCCACAGAATCCCAGCACGGTAAACAGTTGGCGGTGATACACAAAAAGGGATCGCCTGTTCAAGCTAGAACAGTACTGAAAAAACAGGCTCTTGCAAAGCAAGCCGGTAAATCTGAAAATCATCAAGCCAAGCAACTTGCTTCACCTTTGAGTAAACCCTTTGCGAGAGATTTACGCATAGCTGAAGACAACAGCGACTTTTGGATTTATGACGCCTTCGTCAGCTTAGATTATGATCGTGATTATGATGGCTATTACTCTAGATTCACGGTGGAATTTGATGCCGATACTATTTATACGCAAGCTGAAGTGTACGCTCGTTTATATTTAGCCAGAGGTGAAGTATTTGAAGAATACCACACCACCTCGTTATTCCTGATAAATGGTGACTCTAGTACAGATAGTTTTGTGGTTGAAAGTGAATTAATCAGTGGTTTTCCCACCGATGATTATGAAGTGCTAATCGAACTTTATGACGGTTATAGCGATGAACTCCTGGTTACGTTTGATGGCTATAACGATGTGGACTTGACCTTGTTGCCTTTAGAAAGTTCAGGTTACGAACAAGTAGATACGGTGGTTGTTGTGACCGAAAGTGGTGGTAGTTTTGGATTTCTCACTTTGTTGTTAGTGCCTTTATTAATGCGCAGAATGTTCTGCACCAAACATTAA
- the rraB gene encoding ribonuclease E inhibitor RraB: MSNEQEKQEWYEFNQETIEALIEDGSNAEVPHTIEYHFAHADFDILEKAAVDAFKAGFEVGDAEELMLDDGGTVFCFDAVVERMLDVDLINKDTDALIAIADKHKIHYDGWGTYFIE; encoded by the coding sequence ATGAGTAATGAGCAAGAAAAGCAAGAATGGTATGAGTTTAATCAAGAAACAATAGAAGCATTAATTGAAGATGGCAGTAATGCAGAGGTGCCCCATACCATTGAGTATCATTTTGCTCATGCTGATTTTGATATTCTAGAGAAAGCGGCAGTAGATGCATTCAAAGCGGGCTTTGAAGTTGGGGATGCAGAAGAATTGATGTTGGATGACGGCGGAACAGTCTTTTGTTTTGATGCTGTGGTTGAGCGCATGTTGGATGTCGACTTAATTAACAAAGATACTGATGCACTGATTGCCATTGCAGATAAACATAAAATACATTATGACGGGTGGGGCACATATTTCATCGAATAA
- a CDS encoding DMT family transporter, protein MNPVKKSLWSLHLTVILLGATALMSKVIPLSATDITFGRSIIACIVLALIVKLSGESLRLKRPRDYLIALALGLLMSAHWVTYFAAMQYSSVSVGMIALFTFPVIAVLLEPLFEGIRLVWQDIVSAVVVFIGIILIVPEVSLENDVTLGILVGVLSAILYAFRNLFHRKFFSHYGGAHAMTYQTLVIFVSLLFFVSEDLFTASSETYLWLAVLGTFLTALPHAMIATSLKYLRVKTFALVACMQPFYGVILAIVILDEQPNWQTFVGGILVISAAIYETINAQKLHRK, encoded by the coding sequence GTGAACCCCGTCAAGAAAAGTCTTTGGTCCTTGCACCTCACAGTCATACTGTTAGGTGCAACGGCGTTAATGTCAAAAGTCATCCCTTTATCGGCAACAGATATCACTTTTGGTCGCTCAATAATAGCCTGCATTGTGCTAGCACTTATTGTCAAGCTCAGTGGCGAGTCGTTGCGTCTTAAGAGACCCAGAGACTATCTAATTGCTTTAGCCCTTGGCCTGTTAATGTCTGCCCATTGGGTAACCTATTTCGCAGCTATGCAATACTCCTCAGTGTCAGTAGGCATGATTGCCCTTTTCACCTTCCCGGTGATTGCTGTGCTGCTAGAGCCTTTGTTTGAGGGCATACGATTAGTATGGCAGGACATTGTTAGCGCAGTTGTGGTATTTATCGGGATTATTTTAATCGTCCCTGAGGTATCTTTAGAAAACGACGTAACATTAGGTATTCTGGTCGGCGTACTTTCAGCGATTTTGTATGCCTTTAGAAACCTATTCCATCGAAAGTTCTTTTCTCATTATGGCGGAGCACACGCCATGACCTACCAAACCTTGGTAATTTTTGTCAGCTTGTTGTTTTTTGTCTCAGAAGACTTGTTTACTGCTAGTTCAGAAACCTACTTATGGCTTGCCGTATTAGGCACCTTTCTGACCGCATTACCCCACGCGATGATTGCCACTAGCCTTAAATATTTACGGGTAAAAACTTTCGCCTTAGTGGCTTGTATGCAACCTTTCTATGGTGTTATCTTGGCCATAGTCATTCTGGATGAACAACCGAATTGGCAAACATTTGTCGGTGGTATACTGGTAATTTCTGCTGCAATCTACGAAACTATCAATGCCCAAAAACTACATCGCAAATAG
- a CDS encoding DUF413 domain-containing protein: MAKVTRDSLTKRVFSDVKNYPYGFSRSGDFSINESKALAQYGCLYAALVDGVITAETDEDQHFLASAFGKAEAETVSEKAWMKYQKRINRPKMASIYGNKPTLIQDDDSQDDSIDDDVEVEVDVDVD; encoded by the coding sequence ATGGCAAAAGTTACACGAGATTCTTTGACAAAGCGTGTCTTCAGTGACGTGAAAAATTATCCTTATGGTTTTTCTCGTTCTGGAGATTTTTCGATTAATGAAAGCAAAGCGTTAGCGCAATATGGCTGTTTATATGCTGCTTTGGTCGATGGTGTGATCACAGCGGAAACTGATGAAGATCAGCATTTTCTTGCCTCTGCCTTTGGCAAAGCAGAAGCCGAAACGGTTTCTGAAAAAGCGTGGATGAAATACCAAAAACGTATTAACAGACCTAAAATGGCCAGTATTTACGGAAATAAACCGACACTGATACAAGACGACGACAGCCAAGACGACAGCATAGATGACGATGTGGAAGTCGAAGTTGATGTCGACGTGGATTAA